The Methanobacterium sp. BAmetb5 genome includes a region encoding these proteins:
- a CDS encoding 50S ribosomal protein L1: MKQDILEAVKKAKEESKPRNFTQSIDVVITIKDLDVKKPENRIDEEVLLPNGRGKDVKIAFIADGELALLAKNAGANMVINKGELEEMGKDRKGAKKIANRHDFFVAQADMMPLVGRFLGPVLGPRKKMPKPVPATAKPEPIMERLKSTVKVRIKDQPVIQALVGTQDMDDELIAANIDAVLAVLDQKLEKGRNQIKSMYVKTTMGPVVRVI; this comes from the coding sequence GTGAAACAAGACATCTTAGAAGCGGTGAAGAAGGCTAAGGAGGAATCCAAGCCGAGAAACTTCACACAATCCATTGATGTGGTTATCACCATCAAGGATTTAGACGTGAAAAAACCTGAAAACCGCATAGACGAGGAAGTTCTTCTCCCTAATGGACGGGGTAAAGATGTGAAGATCGCCTTTATTGCCGATGGTGAACTGGCCCTGCTGGCCAAAAACGCCGGGGCAAACATGGTGATCAACAAAGGAGAACTGGAAGAAATGGGCAAAGACCGTAAAGGTGCCAAGAAGATTGCCAACCGGCATGATTTCTTCGTGGCCCAGGCCGATATGATGCCCCTGGTAGGAAGATTCCTGGGACCAGTACTGGGACCACGGAAAAAAATGCCAAAACCAGTTCCCGCCACAGCTAAACCCGAACCCATAATGGAGAGGCTTAAAAGCACTGTAAAAGTGAGAATAAAAGACCAGCCAGTTATACAGGCATTAGTCGGCACACAGGACATGGATGATGAGCTCATTGCGGCTAACATCGACGCAGTTCTGGCAGTGCTGGATCAAAAGCTGGAGAAAGGGCGCAACCAGATAAAATCCATGTACGTGAAAACCACCATGGGCCCTGTAGTGAGGGTGATCTAA
- a CDS encoding pyruvate kinase alpha/beta domain-containing protein → MEKKIVYFENPGAENTDEVIRLVKERKDELGIENIIVASVSGATSVKVLENIPDANIVSITHHAGFRGGDELELNREYTEKLENAGVPIYVGSHSLSGVGRGISNKFGGITPVEIIAGTLRLFSQGVKVCVEISVMAADAGLIPTDKEVIAIGGTANGVDTAMILKPTHMGNFFDLKINEIIAMPRP, encoded by the coding sequence ATGGAGAAGAAAATCGTTTATTTTGAAAACCCTGGTGCGGAAAATACAGATGAAGTCATTAGACTGGTCAAAGAAAGGAAGGATGAACTGGGAATCGAAAATATCATTGTAGCCTCAGTCTCCGGTGCCACCAGTGTTAAAGTTTTGGAAAACATACCTGATGCCAATATTGTGAGTATCACCCATCATGCTGGATTTAGGGGTGGGGATGAACTGGAACTCAACCGGGAATACACTGAAAAATTGGAGAATGCTGGCGTACCTATATACGTTGGTTCACACTCCTTAAGTGGCGTGGGAAGAGGTATAAGTAACAAATTTGGTGGTATAACTCCGGTTGAAATCATTGCCGGTACTTTACGACTATTCTCTCAGGGAGTGAAGGTTTGTGTAGAAATAAGCGTGATGGCAGCAGATGCTGGACTTATACCCACTGATAAAGAAGTTATAGCCATTGGTGGTACTGCTAATGGTGTGGATACTGCCATGATTCTGAAGCCCACCCACATGGGTAACTTCTTTGACCTAAAGATAAATGAAATCATTGCTATGCCTAGACCTTAG
- the comA gene encoding phosphosulfolactate synthase yields MNAFNFLTPQRTPKAGTGITMMLDKGMGPVFLIDLLEISGRYADLAKFGWGTSAIHNRELIKEKVEIYHSYDVNPYPGGTLFEIAYSQNKLEEFLDEADKLGFGAVEISDGTIEISKEERIEIISTVKEQGFLTITEVGKKDPHKDQLLSPEDRLEMVNLDLDSGADLVLMEAREGGKGIGVFDSKGNVKEDELQTLIEGIPVDKIIWEAPQKAQQAYFILKLGANVNLGNIPPDEITALETMRLGLRGDTLGKVNLG; encoded by the coding sequence ATGAACGCCTTTAATTTTCTCACACCACAACGCACACCAAAAGCCGGCACTGGAATAACCATGATGTTGGATAAAGGAATGGGTCCGGTTTTTTTAATAGATCTTCTTGAAATATCTGGAAGATATGCAGATCTCGCTAAATTTGGGTGGGGAACCTCTGCTATCCATAACCGGGAACTCATTAAGGAAAAAGTGGAAATATATCATTCCTACGATGTTAACCCCTATCCTGGTGGAACCCTCTTTGAAATTGCCTATTCCCAGAATAAACTGGAAGAATTTTTAGATGAAGCTGATAAACTGGGATTCGGTGCAGTAGAAATATCCGATGGTACCATTGAAATTTCTAAAGAGGAACGAATAGAGATCATTTCCACGGTAAAAGAACAGGGATTTTTAACCATAACTGAAGTGGGTAAAAAAGATCCCCACAAAGACCAGCTACTATCCCCGGAAGACCGTTTGGAAATGGTTAACCTCGATCTGGATTCTGGTGCTGACCTGGTGCTGATGGAGGCCCGTGAAGGTGGAAAGGGGATCGGTGTTTTTGATAGTAAAGGGAATGTTAAAGAAGATGAATTACAAACACTCATTGAAGGTATACCTGTTGATAAAATAATATGGGAAGCTCCCCAGAAAGCTCAACAAGCATATTTCATTTTAAAACTAGGAGCCAACGTCAATTTAGGTAATATACCACCAGATGAGATCACAGCCCTGGAAACCATGCGATTAGGTCTTAGAGGAGACACTTTAGGAAAGGTGAATCTGGGATGA
- the ftsZ gene encoding cell division protein FtsZ, whose amino-acid sequence MKSIIDNTIRESEKRRDRKASEERRGYDSSIDQELEDIIQRSRAKICVVGTGGGGNNTVSRLTEIGIEGAETISMNTDAQDLFYSIADKKILIGRNTCGGLGAGGMPEVGEECAEESDEDIKETLEGADMVFVTCGMGGGTGTGSAPVIAKMAKKIGALTIAVATMPFSAEGLRRRENAETGLEKLQNAADTVIVIPNDKLLEVAPNLPINKAFMVADELLGRAVKGITELITKPGLVSLDFADIRSIMMGSGMAMIGMGESDSGDRAIESVHEALNSPLLDLDISNAKGALINISGSSDLTLNEAEKVVQIVADELDPDANIIWGTQIQEELQNTIRTTIVVAGVKSPYIFGVHGEPEYIEERQKEKVPESSLEEFIDGVF is encoded by the coding sequence TTGAAATCTATTATAGACAATACCATAAGGGAATCCGAAAAAAGAAGGGATAGGAAGGCATCCGAAGAGCGACGTGGATATGATAGTAGCATCGACCAAGAATTAGAAGACATCATTCAACGAAGTCGAGCTAAGATCTGTGTAGTTGGGACTGGAGGAGGTGGAAACAACACCGTTTCCCGATTAACCGAGATCGGTATTGAAGGAGCCGAAACCATTTCCATGAACACTGATGCTCAGGACCTTTTTTACTCAATCGCCGATAAAAAAATATTAATTGGTAGAAATACCTGCGGAGGATTGGGTGCAGGAGGCATGCCTGAAGTCGGAGAAGAATGCGCCGAAGAAAGTGATGAGGACATAAAAGAAACACTAGAAGGAGCCGACATGGTCTTTGTGACCTGTGGTATGGGTGGCGGAACTGGAACTGGTTCAGCACCAGTTATTGCCAAAATGGCCAAAAAAATTGGTGCTCTGACCATTGCCGTGGCTACCATGCCCTTCAGTGCAGAAGGATTGCGTCGCCGGGAAAATGCTGAGACTGGACTGGAAAAACTCCAGAATGCAGCAGACACCGTTATAGTGATCCCTAACGACAAACTCCTGGAAGTAGCTCCCAACCTGCCTATTAACAAGGCATTTATGGTGGCTGACGAACTTCTGGGAAGGGCAGTTAAGGGCATTACCGAACTCATCACCAAACCCGGACTGGTAAGTCTGGACTTTGCTGACATCCGGAGCATTATGATGGGATCAGGAATGGCCATGATCGGAATGGGTGAATCAGACTCGGGAGACCGAGCTATAGAATCTGTTCACGAAGCCTTAAACAGTCCACTTCTGGACCTAGATATATCCAATGCTAAAGGAGCACTCATAAACATCTCCGGAAGCTCTGACCTGACCTTAAACGAAGCCGAAAAAGTCGTGCAAATTGTGGCCGATGAACTGGACCCTGATGCCAACATAATCTGGGGTACCCAGATCCAGGAAGAACTCCAAAACACCATACGCACCACCATCGTAGTGGCTGGAGTTAAATCACCATACATATTTGGTGTCCATGGCGAACCAGAATACATTGAAGAAAGACAAAAAGAAAAAGTGCCAGAATCTTCACTGGAAGAATTCATCGATGGTGTTTTTTAA
- a CDS encoding protein translocase SEC61 complex subunit gamma produces the protein MNLNKESMANFVKQCQRVLRVSRKPDREEYINVAKVTGIGIILIGVIGFIISIVAQLIQGTG, from the coding sequence ATGAATTTAAACAAAGAATCAATGGCAAATTTTGTAAAACAGTGCCAAAGAGTGTTAAGAGTCTCTAGAAAACCAGATAGAGAAGAGTACATAAATGTAGCCAAGGTGACTGGTATTGGCATTATCCTGATCGGAGTAATTGGCTTCATAATCAGTATAGTGGCCCAACTTATTCAGGGTACAGGATAA
- the rpl12p gene encoding 50S ribosomal protein P1 — MEYIYAAMLLHTAGQEVNEESVKKVLEAAGSEADDARVKALIAALEDVDIEEAMEKTAVAAAAPAAAAPAAAEEAEEEAEEEEDEEEAEEEAAAGLGALFG, encoded by the coding sequence ATGGAATACATATACGCAGCAATGTTATTGCACACCGCAGGTCAGGAAGTTAATGAAGAAAGTGTAAAGAAAGTCTTAGAAGCAGCAGGTTCAGAAGCAGATGACGCAAGGGTAAAAGCATTAATCGCCGCCCTGGAAGATGTGGACATCGAAGAAGCAATGGAAAAAACCGCTGTAGCAGCCGCAGCTCCAGCAGCAGCAGCTCCAGCTGCAGCTGAAGAAGCTGAAGAAGAAGCTGAAGAAGAGGAAGACGAAGAAGAAGCTGAAGAAGAAGCAGCCGCCGGTCTCGGCGCACTCTTCGGATAA
- a CDS encoding GTP-binding protein — MRMVIVAGTPGSGKTAVLIHALRSLNESGLKSAVVKIDCLYTDDDTKFAKVGVPTKVGLSMDMCPDHYAIYNLEEMAEWADENDAELLVVETAGLCHRCAPFTVNSLGVCVIDATSGPNTPLKVGPFLSTADIAVITKGDMISQAEREIFRERVLEVNPNCKIIEANGLSGQGCAELADEIKKSQEVTLEGEKLRHSAPLAVCTLCVGETKVNKKYHRGILRRIDGFQSYEGE, encoded by the coding sequence ATGAGAATGGTAATAGTTGCCGGGACACCCGGTTCTGGAAAAACTGCGGTTTTAATTCACGCACTGCGAAGTTTAAATGAAAGTGGGTTAAAATCTGCAGTGGTAAAAATTGACTGTCTGTACACTGACGATGATACTAAGTTTGCCAAGGTAGGAGTACCCACCAAGGTAGGACTGTCCATGGACATGTGCCCGGACCACTACGCTATCTACAATCTGGAGGAAATGGCTGAGTGGGCAGATGAAAACGATGCAGAACTTCTGGTGGTGGAAACTGCAGGATTATGCCACCGTTGCGCACCTTTCACAGTAAACTCACTGGGAGTTTGTGTTATAGATGCCACCAGCGGTCCCAACACACCACTTAAGGTAGGGCCCTTCCTGAGTACGGCGGATATCGCGGTGATCACCAAGGGAGATATGATATCTCAGGCAGAAAGGGAGATATTCCGGGAAAGAGTTCTTGAAGTAAATCCAAATTGTAAAATAATAGAAGCCAATGGTTTAAGTGGGCAAGGATGCGCAGAACTGGCTGATGAAATTAAAAAATCCCAGGAAGTCACCCTGGAGGGTGAAAAACTGCGACACTCAGCTCCACTGGCAGTTTGCACCCTCTGTGTAGGAGAAACCAAGGTGAACAAGAAATACCACCGGGGTATATTGCGTCGTATCGATGGATTCCAGAGTTACGAAGGGGAATAA
- a CDS encoding transcription elongation factor Spt5 has translation MIYAIRTLVGQEKNVARIIARNVKDSGIGVSAVLVPESLRGYILVESSTKIDLQNPAFKVPHMKGAIEGDIPYDEIKSFLKPEPIIASIQKGSIVELISGPFKGEKAKVVRIDESREDVVLELIEAAVPIPVTVKGDQIRLIQKEAD, from the coding sequence TTGATCTATGCAATAAGAACCCTGGTTGGCCAGGAAAAAAACGTGGCCAGGATAATTGCCAGGAATGTTAAAGATAGTGGGATTGGAGTTAGTGCCGTGCTGGTTCCAGAGAGTTTACGTGGATATATACTCGTAGAGTCATCCACAAAGATTGATCTGCAAAACCCGGCATTTAAGGTGCCGCATATGAAAGGAGCCATAGAAGGAGACATCCCCTATGATGAGATAAAAAGCTTTTTAAAGCCGGAACCAATAATAGCTTCCATACAGAAGGGAAGTATTGTGGAACTGATATCCGGACCATTCAAAGGCGAAAAAGCCAAAGTGGTTCGTATTGATGAATCCAGAGAAGATGTGGTTCTGGAGCTTATTGAAGCAGCAGTTCCTATCCCCGTTACCGTTAAAGGTGATCAGATTAGATTAATACAGAAGGAGGCAGATTAA
- a CDS encoding ATP-binding cassette domain-containing protein, with translation MIEEITIMGGFDKQENPEPVKKVVIKRGEIFGVVGPTGSGKSSLIGDIEQLSQEDSFSRRKILVNGEEPSYEDRTNPRKKMVAQLSQNMNFLADMTVGEFLSLHAKCRGASSKCVNAVIELANTLTGEPIKKDHDLTILSGGQSRALMVADVAIISNSPIVLIDEIENAGIRKHDALEALAGHGKIVMVVTHDPVLALMTDKRIVMKNGGMQNVVSTSEEEKTISQKLNKIDELMLSLRDKVRNGEVIQDINMGDLES, from the coding sequence ATGATAGAAGAGATAACTATTATGGGCGGTTTCGACAAGCAAGAAAACCCGGAACCCGTTAAAAAAGTTGTAATTAAAAGGGGAGAAATCTTTGGAGTGGTAGGACCCACTGGAAGTGGTAAAAGTTCCCTTATAGGTGATATAGAACAACTATCCCAGGAAGATAGTTTCTCCCGTAGAAAAATACTGGTCAACGGTGAGGAACCCAGTTACGAAGACCGTACCAACCCACGGAAAAAAATGGTGGCCCAGCTCTCCCAGAACATGAATTTCCTGGCTGACATGACAGTGGGAGAATTTCTAAGTTTACATGCCAAGTGCCGTGGGGCCAGCAGCAAATGTGTGAATGCTGTTATTGAACTGGCCAACACCTTAACCGGGGAACCCATAAAAAAGGATCACGACCTCACCATTCTCAGTGGAGGTCAATCAAGGGCCCTAATGGTTGCCGATGTGGCCATTATCAGCAACTCCCCTATAGTACTCATTGATGAGATTGAGAATGCAGGGATCAGGAAACACGATGCCCTGGAAGCCCTGGCCGGGCACGGTAAAATAGTCATGGTGGTAACCCACGACCCGGTACTGGCCCTCATGACTGACAAGCGAATCGTCATGAAAAACGGTGGAATGCAGAATGTAGTATCTACCAGTGAAGAAGAAAAGACCATCTCTCAAAAATTGAATAAAATCGATGAGTTAATGTTAAGTTTACGGGATAAAGTCCGTAATGGTGAAGTTATTCAAGATATTAATATGGGAGATTTGGAATCATAA
- a CDS encoding (Fe-S)-binding protein, producing the protein MTEVPVDIGQQNKILMLLPGYNCGICGYARCDEFAGALTRKKVDLEKCRFLSQEMFQDDLAKIQEILKEIKVIPEEEKIVGVLDGYEADLILKPLPEEESCRETLYPFTREEIKAGEIIRYRPLGCPITHFAKVLEENHGLITVHLVGPCHRLDSMAEFKFKDVGVCMVGGFEGIIEGKLPRVGETVRFLPYHCMMQKVHSGVVVQLEGRRALIEGIDLKVWAPPLKG; encoded by the coding sequence ATGACTGAAGTTCCAGTTGATATTGGTCAGCAAAATAAGATTCTAATGCTACTTCCGGGTTACAACTGTGGCATCTGTGGATACGCCCGCTGTGATGAGTTTGCCGGGGCACTGACCCGGAAAAAAGTGGACTTGGAGAAGTGTCGTTTCCTCTCTCAGGAAATGTTCCAGGATGATCTGGCAAAAATACAGGAAATCTTAAAGGAAATAAAAGTAATCCCTGAAGAGGAGAAAATTGTGGGAGTCTTAGATGGATACGAGGCAGACCTTATACTGAAACCCCTTCCTGAAGAAGAATCCTGCAGAGAAACCCTCTACCCCTTTACCCGGGAAGAAATTAAAGCCGGTGAAATCATAAGATACCGCCCCCTGGGCTGTCCCATAACCCATTTTGCCAAGGTACTGGAAGAAAACCATGGGTTGATCACCGTGCACCTGGTTGGCCCCTGCCACCGTCTGGATAGTATGGCTGAATTTAAATTTAAAGACGTGGGGGTGTGTATGGTGGGAGGATTTGAAGGAATTATTGAAGGTAAATTACCCCGGGTGGGAGAAACCGTCCGCTTCTTACCTTACCACTGTATGATGCAAAAGGTTCACTCCGGGGTTGTGGTTCAGCTGGAAGGTAGAAGAGCCTTAATTGAAGGTATAGACCTGAAGGTATGGGCACCTCCCCTAAAGGGATAA
- a CDS encoding coenzyme F420-0:L-glutamate ligase, with the protein MIGVQTGYIKPGESYDVILDRAAKHLQDQDFLVISETPLAISQGRLVDETEFKPSLSAYLLAELWSKYLWGYFLGPLLGIKKRTIKNLRKLPPEARPHKELILQRYGWRHALKPASEAGVDLSNAPGTCVSLLPHDPQGLSEEIGAKIGNISGKNVTVVIIDTDVTYQLGKIIFTSLPVSANGIRNNWGLFAYLLGRFGRILGPTPLGISRHHKLEKIFQIARAAEEHQKIHENNMETVYDMQKLLEGKVNTITIDMLDSITHMPAVIVRDV; encoded by the coding sequence ATGATAGGTGTACAAACAGGTTACATCAAACCAGGAGAATCCTACGATGTTATACTGGACCGGGCAGCAAAACATCTCCAGGACCAGGACTTTCTGGTAATTTCCGAAACTCCCCTAGCCATATCTCAGGGTAGACTGGTGGATGAAACAGAATTTAAACCATCTTTAAGCGCCTATCTACTGGCAGAATTATGGTCCAAATACTTATGGGGCTATTTCCTCGGTCCCCTGCTGGGCATTAAAAAGAGAACCATTAAAAACCTCAGAAAACTCCCCCCTGAGGCCCGCCCACATAAAGAATTAATATTACAACGTTATGGTTGGAGACATGCACTTAAACCTGCCTCTGAGGCAGGAGTTGATTTGAGTAATGCTCCGGGGACCTGTGTTTCCTTATTACCCCATGATCCACAGGGCCTTTCCGAAGAGATTGGGGCAAAAATTGGTAACATCAGTGGTAAAAATGTCACCGTGGTTATAATTGACACTGATGTCACTTACCAGCTTGGAAAAATAATATTCACCTCTTTACCAGTTTCTGCCAATGGAATAAGAAATAACTGGGGATTATTTGCTTATTTATTAGGTCGTTTTGGTCGTATTCTGGGCCCCACTCCCCTGGGAATTTCGCGGCACCATAAACTGGAAAAGATTTTCCAAATTGCCCGTGCAGCAGAAGAACACCAGAAAATCCATGAAAATAATATGGAAACAGTTTATGACATGCAGAAATTATTGGAGGGGAAAGTTAACACCATAACCATAGACATGCTGGATTCAATAACTCACATGCCTGCAGTCATAGTTCGTGATGTATAA
- a CDS encoding 50S ribosomal protein L10 — MPHVAEWKKEEVKELKDLINSYPVVGMADLSDIPAPQLQKMRQSLRGSAKLKMSRKTLMDLALNDSPKNNVKVLVDHMDGQPALIFTDMNPFKLYKILEKSKTPAPAKAGSIAPTDIEVPKGDTGFMPGPILGEMQKVGIPAKIEKGKIVVTEDKIIVAEGEEISRDVAGMLTRLDIYPMEVGIDLKAAYEDETIYTSEVLTIDEEKTLSDIQKAYTQAFNLSVNAVVFNSESTPALISKAAGEALNLAFNAEVLTSKTTDLLLAKAYSQMLAVASEASAQNAEAVDDELREKLSATASAAEAKPAEEEKEEEEEEEEEEDKEEDAAAGLGALFG, encoded by the coding sequence ATGCCACATGTAGCCGAGTGGAAAAAAGAAGAGGTTAAAGAGCTTAAAGACCTGATCAATAGCTATCCTGTTGTAGGAATGGCAGATCTTTCTGATATACCAGCCCCTCAGCTCCAGAAGATGAGACAAAGCCTGCGCGGAAGTGCCAAGCTTAAAATGTCCAGAAAGACCCTAATGGATCTGGCTTTAAATGATTCACCAAAAAACAATGTTAAAGTACTTGTAGACCATATGGATGGTCAGCCAGCTTTAATATTTACCGATATGAATCCCTTCAAGCTCTACAAAATCTTAGAAAAAAGCAAAACTCCCGCCCCTGCAAAGGCAGGAAGTATAGCTCCCACAGATATTGAAGTGCCTAAAGGTGATACTGGTTTCATGCCCGGCCCTATTCTAGGGGAAATGCAGAAAGTTGGTATCCCTGCCAAGATAGAGAAGGGTAAAATAGTTGTTACTGAAGATAAAATCATAGTTGCTGAAGGAGAAGAAATATCTCGTGACGTGGCCGGGATGCTGACCCGTCTGGATATCTATCCCATGGAAGTGGGAATTGATCTCAAGGCAGCTTATGAAGATGAAACAATTTATACCTCTGAAGTCCTAACCATAGACGAGGAAAAAACCTTATCTGACATACAGAAAGCATACACTCAAGCATTCAACCTTTCAGTTAATGCTGTGGTGTTCAACAGTGAATCCACACCTGCCCTCATATCCAAGGCAGCAGGAGAAGCACTGAACCTGGCTTTCAATGCAGAAGTACTTACCTCCAAAACAACCGACCTCTTACTGGCCAAAGCCTACTCTCAGATGCTGGCAGTTGCCTCTGAAGCATCAGCACAGAATGCTGAAGCAGTTGACGATGAACTCCGCGAGAAGTTAAGCGCAACTGCAAGTGCAGCAGAAGCTAAGCCCGCTGAAGAAGAAAAAGAGGAAGAAGAAGAGGAAGAAGAGGAAGAAGATAAAGAAGAGGATGCAGCCGCTGGTTTAGGTGCACTCTTCGGATAA
- a CDS encoding 50S ribosomal protein L11 yields MATETVEILIDGGKATPGPPLGPAIGPLGINMMQVVEQINQKTADFEGMKVPVKVIVDTSTREFEVTVGTPPTTALIMDELKIEKASQDPGMDKVADLKIEQALKVARMKFEALLSADYKNATKEVVGTCVSMGITVEGKDPREVQKEISQGVYDDKLVESS; encoded by the coding sequence ATGGCAACAGAAACCGTTGAGATACTCATAGATGGCGGTAAAGCCACTCCCGGCCCACCATTAGGTCCAGCAATCGGACCACTAGGTATCAACATGATGCAAGTGGTGGAACAGATTAACCAGAAAACAGCAGACTTTGAAGGCATGAAAGTACCGGTGAAAGTCATAGTGGACACCTCCACCAGAGAGTTCGAAGTGACCGTTGGAACCCCACCAACCACCGCACTGATCATGGACGAGTTAAAGATAGAGAAGGCATCCCAAGATCCTGGAATGGACAAAGTGGCTGATCTTAAAATAGAACAGGCCCTTAAAGTCGCCAGGATGAAATTTGAGGCTCTCTTATCTGCAGACTACAAAAATGCCACCAAAGAAGTTGTGGGTACCTGTGTGAGTATGGGTATCACTGTAGAAGGTAAAGATCCACGGGAAGTGCAGAAAGAAATCAGCCAGGGAGTCTACGACGATAAATTAGTAGAATCATCCTGA